GGAATTCCGGTTTCCGAAGCTTCCTTCAACATCCCCGGGAGAGAACTGCCGGTTGTCTACCCCATACGTGTTCAGGTTGTGGCAGGAATTACAACTGATATTCCCTTCTCCCGACAAACGGGTGTCGTAAAATAAATGCTTGCCCAGTTTTACTGCATTTGAATCGGGTTCCTCCATTTCTACCGAAGACAAAGGCTGAAAATAGACACTTGCATCGGTGAGCAGCTCATAACCTTCATCGGTTAAGTCTTTTTGGGTATCCTCATTTTTGTTTTTGCAGGAAATGATCGCAAGAAGCGATACCAGGAGTAAAATGCGTTTCATATTTAGAGAATTAGCGGTCAGGAACTAAAAATAGGAAAGCATGAGGGTAGAAAACAATGACAAAAGTCAGGTGTTGAAGCTGGCATGCAGATTTTTTCTGAAAAAAGGGAACATTTTCCTGAAAACCCCATGTAAATCGGGTGCCTTTCGCAAAAAAACCAGAATCGGGAGGCTTTGATTTCAAGGCCTTCAAAAATGCCATTTTTGGAAAGCCTTTCCGAAGAAAATAGCTTCAAAAATGACATTTTTGGAACCTGATCATGAGGAGGTAAAGATAAGGCCCGGGCTAATTATTTTTCCTTCAGGAGTTCATCTGTTGCGTTCACCAGAAAGATATAACTGGCTCCAATATCAACAATGTATTCGTTCTCGCCCCAGAAAAATGGCCAGTTTTCTTTGTTTTCAGGGTAATCGGGGCTCATTAACAGGATGCCGGGCACCACGCCGCCGGCAATAAAACTAAAGTCGGCGCGGTTGCTTCCGTAAGCCACCTTTTTGCTCCTGGTGCCTACGCCCGAGACAAATGAAAGGTTGGAATGCGGATGCCTTCCGAAGATATAGTGTAAGCCTTTAAATACATGCTCTTTATCTATGAGCTCCGGAAATACCTTATGTGCCCTGTAGTTGGCGATGGCAAAATCTATGATCCCGTGGTTACCACCCCATCCCGGCCTGCGGAACATGGGCACTCCATAGGGGTTGTCTTTTTCAAGCTGCTCAATTTCTGAAGCATATTTTTGAACATAGGCTTTTAATTTTTTTCTGAATGCTGCATCCATATGGGGCGCGGCGTGCAGGGCGATATCAATGGTCCGGTCAAGATTTTCGTCCATCGCGCTCCAGATCTTTGATTCAAAGGCTTCAGCATATTTAGCTTCTTTAGTGGTGACGTAGAGCTGCATGGCAGCATTCATTTCACTGAGCTTGAGAAAACGGGCAAAGTAGCCGGAAGAGGAATCGGGCGCAGGCATATTTTTATTCTCCCGCCAGAGTTTTTTTGCCAGTTCAAGACATTCGGCAGCCAGAGACGGGTTGTAATCCTTTAAAGCCCGGCTTGCGGCAGCCAGTGCCCCTGCGGTGCTGTAGTCCAGGTAAGGGGAGCGTTCAGAAAACACCCATCTGTCATCCATATTTCCGCTGGACACTCCGTCGCTTTCGAATGGCTTCAAATTGGGATTGTAGGGCAGGTTGTCAGTCTCTGTTGAGGCGTCTCCCAGATGATGGTACTGGTGAAGGTTAGGAACTATGATGCCCCTAACCGGGTGCCCTATATTATTGATCTGCGCTACCAGGTTTAAGGTACCATGTTCTATTTGCTGCAGGATATCTATTTGCCCATCGGGCCTGTGGATATCCACGTAACGATTTTCCTGGTTGATATGGGTTTGATCGCGGTCCAGCCCAAACTCTTCCCAGGAAGCAACCAGATCGGTAATGGTTAGGCAATGCGTACCTGTTTGAATGTCATAATCTCCGGCGTCAAACCATCCGCCAACATCAAGGCCGGGGATGTGTTCGTAGGGTTGAAACCTGGTATCTGTAGATGATCCCATGCTATAACCGTCAAAATGTTCCTGCTCCAGCGGTGCCTGCAAGGCGTCATCCATAAATGGTCTCCCGTGCCAGGTTTTGTAGGCTTCATTTACCTTCATGTGATCCATTTGTACGGGGAAGAAAACATCCAGGGTAGGGTGCCAGGCGGTTTCGTACACCTGCTCACTTATGGGAAAAGTATTTGTGGTTTGATCCCCGTATTTTATAAAATAGACCCCCGTTTCGGTTATTTCCGAAAAATCAAACTCTACATAATTGTACCTGAAATGATTACCCCATTCGCTAACCTGGCCGGTCAATTCTTCCACCGTTTTTCCCTGCGGGGTTACCTGATACAAAGTGGCAGGTTGCAACCTGTCGTCGTTTTTATCCAGTTCTATGATGGCAAGTTTTTTTTGTTCAGGATGATAGCCAATCTGGGAAAAACCAATATTAGGCTCCCGGATCCAGTCAGTAACGGTGTTGGCTTCCAGATGCCACTCCAATACTTTTCCCGTTTTATTCGCCGGCAGGATACTGCGGGTAACAAACCAGCCATTTTGGGCAAGGCTTCTCCCGTCAAATAAAGAGATCTCGGTTTCTGAAGAAATTTTTACGTGGTGATAAGGATCCTCAGGTGCCAGGATAATGGTTTTCCCGGCAGCCAGGGGCTGGGGTTCAATGAATTCTTCTTCCCCGCGGGTGTCTAAGGTGGAATGCCCGGCAAACTGCGGAACTTTTTCATTTATGGGTTTAATCCTGGTATTCCCCGATGGATAAAGGGGGAAGATACCCGGTTTCCCATTGACCAGGTAAGACTTTTCAAAATAAGCAGCAGGCAAAAATTCCAGGTTAAACCCGGCTTTTCCTTCCAGGTTTTCAGGCAGGGGTTTATCGAGATGCACAGAAATATTCACTCCCTTTCCTTCGGCCCTGACGATGATCCTGGAGGTGAAATCCAACTGGTTATAACGGGTGGTCACCTCTATGGTATTGGAAGCAGGGTCTACCTTTCGTTCTACAAGGGAAGGTACAAGGTCCCATTGTTCGGGCGTGTTCTGCAACCTTACAGCCCCTCCGGTACTACTTCTCATCCCGTGGTGAATGAGCTCGATTCCGGCGTTTTTTTCGTCAAAAAAGAAGCCGTTGTACTCATTGCTAAAGACAAGAACATTGAGCCCGTGGGTTTCAAAATATTCTTTTTCGTTAATGCTGAGTTGTGCGAATAGCGGTTTGGCATTGAAGATACAAATAACAAGAAGTGCCCAATTTCTGAGTGCTGATCTTTTACCCATAAGGAATCATTTTTTATAAATGTAAAAAATAATTGTTAAAAACACACTTTATTAATTGTTTTTAGATTAGGCGGGAATAACTTCTGCCGGAAATGAGTGGCGCCTTCAAAAAATGTTAGCCTAAAGAAACCTAAAGGCAATTCAGGTTCTTCTAAAGACCATTCAAAATTACCTCTCAAAAACGCCATTTTTGACACCTTTTTTTCAGAATAGATTCACCCTCTAAAACCGCATTTTTGACTCCCTGTAGCCAATCACATCTTGAGGCACGTTGGGTTTTGCAGGCGACTTGAACCAGCTTTTTACGCGGTTGTAATCTAGGTAATATGAAATTCGCAAAGAAAGGCTGTTTACCTGTGGCTGGTCAAAGAGGTTCTTGAAATTATTGCCAATATTGATGTGCGAGCGCTCCAGATAGCTGTCGGTCGCGTTGCGGTAGAGCAGTGTCATCTGGCTGCCGGGGGCGAACCACCAGGAAAAGCGCAGATCGAGGTTCCAGCTGTTGTAAGTGGTGTTGTATTCGTCATTTTTGGGGCCGTAAAAACTAAGGTCGCCATCGTTTTGAAGCGTGTAGAATTCGGTATAAAACACTTCGGAATAATAGTGCCTAAAAGCCAGGTTGAGCCCCATTTTATTGTTGAAGATATAATTTGCACCCAGCGAGTTCACAATGGTATTTCGATCGCGCTGCCCAAAAAGGATATCGTCATCGAGGAAATCTACAAAGCCCTCTTCTTTGTCAGACAACCGCAGGTTGGTAGACAGTCGTAGATTGAACTTATCTGAAAACCTGTACCGGGGGGCAAAATCGAAAATAAGGTCTCCGCGGCCCCGCTCATCATACTTGTACCAGTCGGCTACTGCCTCTAGCACGAGCTTCTTTCTAAAATCTGTATTGAACCACACCCACACATCGTAGTAGGGCGGAATACTAAAATACCTGCCGTCTACCCGCGGCTCGTAAATGTCGTTTGTGCCAATGGGTGTGGTCTCAAAACCGCCCCCAAAGTTGAAGAATTCGCGCGTGGTGAAGCTGCAATTAAAGTTGAGGATCCATTTGCTGTGCAGGTCGGGCTCCAGGCGCCGTTCATGAACGCTCACCCAGTTGAGGTACATATTGTTTAAAAACCCTTTGGGCTGCAAAAGCCTGCGCTGGTAAAGGCCCTGGTAACGCACAAAATTTGTGGCGCTCGAATAGCCCAGGTCGTTAATATCATAATCTTTGGTGCGTAAATTGGCGTTGAGGTCCATGCGGTTCTTTCCACTTATTTTTGACACTCCGGCCTGGGCTTCCATGCCTGCTTTGGTGCCTTCTTCCATCACCCAGCTGCCTTCTATTCCGCCAAAATAATTAAAGGTGTTGGTCTTGTTGGTGTGGTCAATGTAAAGCCCCGTGGCGTTAGCGTCCCTAAAATTACCTTCGCGGGTGGTGTTGGTATTCACCAGCGAAACCGAAGAATTGTCTCCATACCTCTGGTCGAGTACCAGGATATTGTAATTGGTAAAAGGTTCAATAAGTTGGCGGCGGGTAGTGCCGGTTTCGGTGTTTTTAACGCTCACGTAGGTTTTTTCGGTGATGGCATTGAAAAAGCCAATCCCCAGGCCGCCATCGGTCCTGCCCGAAACTTTTAAGGCGTTTATAAGATCTACGGAAGAAGGGAAATCAAGCACCTCTTCCTCTTCAGAGAGTTGAATGTCACCAAAAGGCGCACCCCCCACCCGGCGGGAGTAGAAGAGGTCTCCTTTGGTAAAGAGCTCGGTTCCTTCGGTAAAAAAAGGCCGCTGCTCGTCATACTGCACCTCAAAAGCCGAAAGGTTGAGCACAGACTCGTCGAATTTGGTTTGTCCAAAATCGGGGATCAGGATCATGTCTAGCGTAAAGGCGTCATTAATGCCATATTTCAGGTCCATTCCGCCATTAATACTGGTAGTGGTCTCCCCGTCATAATTGTTGAGGTAGGTAGAAACATACGGTTGTACCGAGAGGCGTACAGGGGTTTGAATATGCTCAATGCCGTGAATCTCGCCGTCGTAGATAGAAAAAGAACCTTTGGCATTGTCAACGGGGCTCCAGCTGTAGCGGGTACCGCTGCGTTTAAATTCCCGCTCCATTTGCAAGCCCCATTCCTGAACGGCCTTTTCGGGAAAACGCAATTCAGAGTAAGGAATAAAGATCTCGGCCGTCCATCCGCGGTCGTTTATGTCCACGCCGCTGTACCAAATGGCATTCCAGGAAGAATCTTCGTTGCCGTTGGTCATTTTTGCGTCATATTGCACGCCGGCCGCGGTGACAATGAACTGCATGCTTTGCTGGTGGTCGTTGTACCCGTTGAGCAGGATAAAAAAGAAATCGTCATTGCCTATGCCGTCGCGTTCGGTGAGTTCTTTTCTTATTTCTGAAGGTTCGGGGTCCAGCATTTGGGCAGCAAAGTAAATTCCCAGGTTGTCGTAAGCCACCTTTACGCTGGTAGCAAGGCTGTCGGGGATGGGTCGGCCGTTATTTGGGAGCCGTTCCACGAAATTTGTGGCGGTGGCAGCATTTTTCCAGGCAGCATCGTCTAACAGGCCATCAATCTTTGGCGCTTCTAAAATGCGGGAGATGTAGATCTGTTTCCTCGGAATGCTGTCTTTTTCCTGTGCAAAAGCCGAAAAGCTTAACAAGAGAAAAAGAGCTGAAAAAAGTGGTTTCATCAATGTGTTTAGTTAAAAGACATAAAAAGAGGTGATTTGTTGCAGTACAACAGAAAATTTTCTGGTTTTTTCGGTTATTTCTGAAGTTTTAGCTGAAATTCCTTTCAAAAATGCCATTTTAGAAGCGTATTTTTTCTGAAGCTTCTTCGGAAATTCAAAAGAAAAGATCTTCCGAAGAAATTGAAGAAATCCTGCTGAAGGCCGGCGGGAATTATGAAAGTCTTGGGAGCACCTGTAGCGATACTTCTTTATATTAGTTTGCAAAATGATTTTTTATGCAGCATGCTATATGTTTTGTAAGTAGCGCCAGTGCGCACTTACCCGAAGATAAAGTTGAAACCCTGCTCATGGAATGGCGGGAAAAAAATAACGCCAACAACATTAAAGGAATGCTCCTTTTTTCTGAAGGCAACTTCTTCCAGGTGCTGGAAGGGGAAAAGAACAAGGTTCTGGGGCTTTTTGAGCAGATCAGGGAAGACCCGCGGCACCACAGCATCATACAGGTGGTGGGAAAAGACCTTTCAACCGGCTCTTTTGATGATTATATCGCAGAACATTTAAAACACACCACGTTCTCAAAGCCCGAGCTGGTAAGCGAGTACTGCGAATCTGTAAAAGGTATGGACCCTCAAACCCAGAGGCATATCAAGATCATCCTTGAAACTTTTATTGACACCAGGGCTTTGTAGTATTTAATTAGCTTGCCGTGATGAAATTCAATGCAGGTTATTTTTGGGCGGCCGTTCTTCTTTTCTTTACAGAGGTTTTAATTGCTGCTTTTATAAACGATGCGGTCATTAGGCCCTACGGCGGCGACTTTCTGGTAATCATATTTTTGTATTGCCTTTTAAAGAGCTTTTTTGACATTCCTGTCAAAAATGCCATTTTTGGAGTGCTGCTTTTCGCTTTTGCTGTTGAAGCTTCACAGTATTTCAACCTTATTTTTCTGCTGAAGCTTCAGGATAACGGGATTGCTTCGGCGGTGTTGGGAAATCATGCTGAATGGCTGGATATATTTATTTACACGCTTGCGGCACTCGGCATTTATTCCGCAGAAAAATTAAAAGCAGGTTATTTGAAAGCTGAGTGAGGTTAAATCGCCAGTGCAAATAATAAAATATTTTCCGGGATATTTCAGCTGTATTTTCTTCCGAAGAAAAGCTAGAACAGCTGTATGTTGAAGAACTTTTGAAGCAGGGTAAGTATGAACATGAGCCCCAAAACTACAGGACAGATAAATTTGATCATTACATTTAAAAAGCTTTCCATAAAAGAGCCTTTGTAATTTTTTGCTCCCTGGCTTATTTCTTCAGAAAATTTGGCAGTGGTCCACCGGGTGGCGATAAATACACTAAGCAGGAAGCCTCCAAGGGGCAGCGCAATAACCGAAAATACATCCTGTACAAGGTCCATAAAGCTTTTTGAAGTGCCTTCGTAAAAAGTAAAGCTGGTTAAACTTTGAACGGCACCGTAACCCAGCATACTGGGGATGCCAATAAAAAAGATGACAAGAGCCATCAAAGAAACTGCCCTGCGGCGGGACCATTTGCGCTCGTCAATGAGATAGGCAACG
This Salinimicrobium tongyeongense DNA region includes the following protein-coding sequences:
- a CDS encoding glycoside hydrolase family 9 protein; this encodes MGKRSALRNWALLVICIFNAKPLFAQLSINEKEYFETHGLNVLVFSNEYNGFFFDEKNAGIELIHHGMRSSTGGAVRLQNTPEQWDLVPSLVERKVDPASNTIEVTTRYNQLDFTSRIIVRAEGKGVNISVHLDKPLPENLEGKAGFNLEFLPAAYFEKSYLVNGKPGIFPLYPSGNTRIKPINEKVPQFAGHSTLDTRGEEEFIEPQPLAAGKTIILAPEDPYHHVKISSETEISLFDGRSLAQNGWFVTRSILPANKTGKVLEWHLEANTVTDWIREPNIGFSQIGYHPEQKKLAIIELDKNDDRLQPATLYQVTPQGKTVEELTGQVSEWGNHFRYNYVEFDFSEITETGVYFIKYGDQTTNTFPISEQVYETAWHPTLDVFFPVQMDHMKVNEAYKTWHGRPFMDDALQAPLEQEHFDGYSMGSSTDTRFQPYEHIPGLDVGGWFDAGDYDIQTGTHCLTITDLVASWEEFGLDRDQTHINQENRYVDIHRPDGQIDILQQIEHGTLNLVAQINNIGHPVRGIIVPNLHQYHHLGDASTETDNLPYNPNLKPFESDGVSSGNMDDRWVFSERSPYLDYSTAGALAAASRALKDYNPSLAAECLELAKKLWRENKNMPAPDSSSGYFARFLKLSEMNAAMQLYVTTKEAKYAEAFESKIWSAMDENLDRTIDIALHAAPHMDAAFRKKLKAYVQKYASEIEQLEKDNPYGVPMFRRPGWGGNHGIIDFAIANYRAHKVFPELIDKEHVFKGLHYIFGRHPHSNLSFVSGVGTRSKKVAYGSNRADFSFIAGGVVPGILLMSPDYPENKENWPFFWGENEYIVDIGASYIFLVNATDELLKEK
- a CDS encoding carbohydrate binding family 9 domain-containing protein, with the protein product MKPLFSALFLLLSFSAFAQEKDSIPRKQIYISRILEAPKIDGLLDDAAWKNAATATNFVERLPNNGRPIPDSLATSVKVAYDNLGIYFAAQMLDPEPSEIRKELTERDGIGNDDFFFILLNGYNDHQQSMQFIVTAAGVQYDAKMTNGNEDSSWNAIWYSGVDINDRGWTAEIFIPYSELRFPEKAVQEWGLQMEREFKRSGTRYSWSPVDNAKGSFSIYDGEIHGIEHIQTPVRLSVQPYVSTYLNNYDGETTTSINGGMDLKYGINDAFTLDMILIPDFGQTKFDESVLNLSAFEVQYDEQRPFFTEGTELFTKGDLFYSRRVGGAPFGDIQLSEEEEVLDFPSSVDLINALKVSGRTDGGLGIGFFNAITEKTYVSVKNTETGTTRRQLIEPFTNYNILVLDQRYGDNSSVSLVNTNTTREGNFRDANATGLYIDHTNKTNTFNYFGGIEGSWVMEEGTKAGMEAQAGVSKISGKNRMDLNANLRTKDYDINDLGYSSATNFVRYQGLYQRRLLQPKGFLNNMYLNWVSVHERRLEPDLHSKWILNFNCSFTTREFFNFGGGFETTPIGTNDIYEPRVDGRYFSIPPYYDVWVWFNTDFRKKLVLEAVADWYKYDERGRGDLIFDFAPRYRFSDKFNLRLSTNLRLSDKEEGFVDFLDDDILFGQRDRNTIVNSLGANYIFNNKMGLNLAFRHYYSEVFYTEFYTLQNDGDLSFYGPKNDEYNTTYNSWNLDLRFSWWFAPGSQMTLLYRNATDSYLERSHINIGNNFKNLFDQPQVNSLSLRISYYLDYNRVKSWFKSPAKPNVPQDVIGYRESKMRF
- a CDS encoding BLUF domain-containing protein; protein product: MQHAICFVSSASAHLPEDKVETLLMEWREKNNANNIKGMLLFSEGNFFQVLEGEKNKVLGLFEQIREDPRHHSIIQVVGKDLSTGSFDDYIAEHLKHTTFSKPELVSEYCESVKGMDPQTQRHIKIILETFIDTRAL
- a CDS encoding ribosomal maturation YjgA family protein, which produces MKFNAGYFWAAVLLFFTEVLIAAFINDAVIRPYGGDFLVIIFLYCLLKSFFDIPVKNAIFGVLLFAFAVEASQYFNLIFLLKLQDNGIASAVLGNHAEWLDIFIYTLAALGIYSAEKLKAGYLKAE